One Oncorhynchus kisutch isolate 150728-3 linkage group LG13, Okis_V2, whole genome shotgun sequence DNA window includes the following coding sequences:
- the LOC109902726 gene encoding nucleoprotein TPR-like isoform X8: MATVLLQALERAEIAKLPKAVQNKLEKLFSDLQYEIDSLKSHQEQFRVDSEQQFFEKVQRLEQSQEQFVTQTEQHHKLREEFTKIDEELKSVLEKNKEYEINQEKLTSEQAQLCKAKNELEAEKRELVRTLERRSQEVAYLSEDLQRLNDKVAEVNASKMGLQLKLDELESSEVNIKYREKRMEQEKELLRGQTAWLNAELKAKSEELLALSRQKGNQILELKCSLENKEDELNRVQEQVTSLKTSNEGLQKQAEDIINKLKEDKEQQASMEEKFRNELNANIKLSNLYKGAAADSESKSEELSGAVEELQKLLKDAGEANKALEVRLQEMDDCRDNEAAALKERIINLEKELENANELLSDTKLKGSAGAASVLSEETITTMSPTAVAVAKIVKPGMKLTELYTAYVETQEALQLERVENKRVNKYLDDIVQEVEAKGPILKRQRDEHERMQKSVASLSSKLEQAVKEVHRLQKVTDEANKRSSVLERDNQRSDVQLADMGQQIRVLLIELEEARGNHVGHDEEVSSADISSTSEVITQHLVTFRGVEELQQQNQRLLVALRELSEAQEREEEETTGTKCSELECSLEKAQAELEALREQRSHQMQLAESIVRQRDMYRVLLAQATGVSFPQQGAAAAEEFSSTPRRSPAATPTTPTGIITMATESTEVVEAKAALRQLQEVFSSYKRERSESDKTLMEQSEKLQKQVSDQRFQNAKISTQLEFTSKRYEMLQDNVKGYRKEIASLMEKGQKMAAAAQTCEQTVHTMTQDLRVAQEKLNMAEGRAESLRKEREMLKLVESRLTQEKETMQTQQRGQNMLLTNLKTIEATLERSETDTRQRLNAQIEKQEREIGQLQKRLEHEVEQRHLLSRNQDLQLMDAKRQLETQTALLQKTRDQLSAAQLEVSSLRLQQGSGEGGRLSLSSPPTPMGIRGFQVSEGDSEDLHGRLKQAETRAEELTEQLRTATSSMELYRAMAQSLEESLDKEMQVTEQARSAIEERVKEAQEQHRQLEKKLLEAEKEKQGLQEEKMKALASVEQQVAVLRRSLSSVQADHQEALQMAAVAAAQEQQAMLDSQEQAKLASEAQDKYEREMMLHAADVESLQAAKAQALQAATLRQQLEERAQRASAQLLEARVSWEEQERILKEEMSKVVSRSEELQRQNSLLHEQIQTMSCKMAATLQRQANESPLNISLTEEGKSQDQVLEILRFVRREKEIAESRFEVAQGESLRHRLRVEHLERELRELQESLSAERERMQVTAKTLAKHDELMKKTETMSVLMETNKMLREEKERMEQELQQTQAKVRKLESDIMPMQESNAELSEKSGMLQAEKRILEEDIKRWKARTQHLVSQQKDTDPEEYKRLHSEKEAHLKRIQQLTEETGRLKAEVARSGGSVTSLQSQVQMLREGLGKVSSDRDALRRSMEAKNLDIQEKFRTITQVKKIGRRYKTQYEELKVEHDKMVFEAASTPAQEQEAQQASAQELQGLKDSLGQAETRTKDLEGQLDNLNKVVGEREAEVRGSQEQASRLQTELTRLRQELQEKASQEDTLRQQMAEKEEKTRKAFVGAKQRINQLMGSKDQLQKENEELKQQREELEVRVSALKSQYEGRLSRQERELRDLREQQERHGEQRDEPLEQGPSKAQEQQRTTEQRGPLKTTQAADRGSTSTSEPPTANIKPTPLGAQGPSKPPAIPGNKPTPRASIRPMITPATVPTPTPTATVMPTTQVENQEAMQSSEGPPEHVTVYGSASGSVRSTSPNVQTTNPMLVVQQTQTQTTAFVQPTQQQSLPHTEPANQEQPPAPVMEAAPSSQMERPSTSTAVFGTVSATPGTSSMSKRPREEEQDSPYGPDTDTPQEDPSEPPIPKKLRIIQRVDPEEPEAQEEVLAEGSAEGLVPGESQEAPETSQVVEEYPVLEEAEEGAASQSVPVELLLSETAFISFSYDANEEPPQHDVIVIVTDSESEDEQQEEVEVEEDEEEEPDYEEEEDDDDDEEDEEEDEDDGGMGDEGEESNEGSRDGNEAYEGDDTEGPDGTDPGTETEESLGASDSTQRPADSQTHSFEGSSSMEAFSSDPTSSAPRMHQSPRRAPHPLPPRLNINQERGPPAQRPMRRQSVGRVPQLTPGMASGGHFFDDDDRMVPSTPTLVPPHRSDSFAEAIHSPQVAGVPRFRFGTPEDLMPQTTTSHSDLGHLASQGGLGMYDSPLFLPGHEDESGGLSVPTTPLQVAAPVSIFAEVPPSDGTEHTSQSVPMVTTSTPGLVVAEGPSPGDERADVFMAPGGDLVEVSLEPVMSRAGEIEEPTQVSDDCGLPSTSQELSSSSADTSRTQPKPSRPGHSRQLQRWTENRMRRGTLPSRGVTGTGRRFAR; the protein is encoded by the exons atggCTACAGTGCTACTTCAAGCGTTGGAGCGCGCTGAGATAGCGAAGCTACCAAAAGCTGTTCAAAATAAACTAGAAAAGTTATTTTCTGATCTGCAATATGAAATAGATTCCCTCAAGTCACACCAGGAGCAATTTAGAGTCGATAGCG AACAACAGTTCTTTGAGAAAGTGCAACGTCTTGAACAGAGTCAGGAACAGTTTGTGACCCAGACTGAACAGCACCACAAACTCCGAGAGGAGTTCACCAAGATCG ATGAAGAACTCAAGAGTGTACTAGAAAAGAATAAAGAGTATGAAATCAACCAAGAGAAGTTGACATCTGAACAG GCCCAGCTCTGTAAAGCCAAAAATGAACTGGAGGCAGAGAAGCGGGAGCTTGTACGTACATTGGAGAGGAGATCCCAGGAAGTGGCCTATCTGAGTG aGGACCTGCAGCGCCTCAATGACAAAGTGGCGGAAGTCAATGCCTCAAAGATGGGGCTGCAGCTCAAGTTGGATGAGCTTGAATCCTCAGAGGTCAACATCAAG TACCGTGAGAAGCGTATGGAGCAGGAAAAGGAGCTGTTGCGAGGCCAGACTGCCTGGCTGAACGCAGAGCTCAAGGCTAAAAGTGAGGAGCTGCTGGCTCTTTCACGCCAGAAGGGCAACCAGATCCTGGAGCTGAAGTGCAGCTTGGAGAACAAAGAGGATGAG tTGAACAGAGTCCAGGAACAAGTGACCAGTTTGAAGACTTCAAATGAAGGCCTTCAGAAGCAGGCTGAAGACATAATCAACAAACTGAAAGAGGATAAGGAGCAGCAGGCTAGCATGGAGGAGAAGTTTAGAAACGAGCTGAATGCCAACATAAAGCTCTCCAACTTGTACAAG GGAGCTGCTGCAGACTCTGAGTCCAAGAGTGAGGAATTGAGTGGGGCTGTAGAGGAGCTGCAGAAGCTGCTGAAAGATGCTGGAGAGg CGAACAAGGCCCTAGAGGTGAGGTTGCAGGAGATGGATGACTGTCGGGACAATGAGGCTGCTGCGCTGAAGGAGAGGATCATCAATTTGGAAAAAGAACTGGAGAACGCCAACGAACTGCTGTCCGACACCAAGCTCAAAG GCTCTGCCGGTGCAGCCTCAGTGCTGTCAGAGGAAACGATTACCACCATGTCCCCGACCGCAGTCGCCGTTGCCAAGATAGTCAAACCTGGCATGAAGCTGACTGAG TTGTACACAGCGTATGTGGAGACCCAGGAGGCACTGCAGCTGGAGCGTGTGGAGAACAAGCGGGTGAATAAGTACTTGGATGACATAGTGCAGGAGGTGGAGGCTAAGGGTCCCATCCTCAAACGCCAGAGGGATGAGCATGAGCGTATGCAGAAATCTGTGGCCAGCCTTTCATCCAAGCTGGAACAGGCAGTTAAG GAGGTTCACCGTCTGCAGAAGGTGACTGACGAGGCCAACAAGCGCTCTTCTGTCCTggagagagacaaccagaggtCTGATGTGCAGCTTGCAgacatggggcagcag ATCCGTGTCCTACTCATTGAGCTGGAGGAGGCGCGTGGTAACCATGTAGGCCACGACGAGGAGGTGAGCTCTGCTGACATCAGCAGCACGTCAGAGGTCATCACGCAGCACCTGGTGACGTTTCGTGGGGTGGAGGAGCTCCAGCAGCAGAACCAGCGCCTCCTGGTGGCCCTCCGAGAGCTCAGCGAagcacaggagagggaggaggaagagaccaCTGGCACCAA gtgcaGTGAGCTGGAGTGCAGTCTGGAGAAGGCCCAGGCAGAGCTGGAGGCTCTGCGAGAGCAGCGTAGCCACCAGATGCAGCTGGCTGAGTCCATCGTTAGGCAGAGAGATATGTACAGAGTGCTGCTGGCCCAGGCCACCGGAGTCAGCTTCCCTCAGCAAG GTGCAGCAGCTGCTGAGGAGTTCTCTAGCACCCCCCGCCGCTCCCCAGCCGCCACCCCCACCACACCCACTGGAATCATTACTATGGCAACCGAGTCAACCGAGGTGGTAGAGGCCAAGGCAGCCCTCCGACAG TTGCAGGAAGTGTTCTCTTCCTATAAGAGGGAGAGGTCTGAGAGTGACAAGACCCTGATGGAGCAGAGTGAGAAGCTACAGAAGCAGGTGTCTGATCAGAGATTCCAGAATGCCAAGATATCCACCCAACTGGAGTTTACCTCCAAGAG gtaTGAGATGCTTCAGGATAATGTTAAGGGCTACAGGAAGGAGATTGCCTCTCTGATGGAGAAGGGACAGAAGATGGCTGCTGCAGCCCAGACGTGTGAgcagactgttcacaccatgacCCAGGACCTGAGGGTTGCCCAGGAGAAACTAAACATGGCAGAG GGTCGTGCTGAGAGcctcaggaaggagagagagatgctgaagTTAGTGGAGTCCAGACTGACCCAGGAGAAGGAGACCATGCAGACCCAACAACGAGGACAGAACATGCTGCTCACCAATCTCAAGACCATAGAG GCCACGTTGGAGCGCTCCGAGACAGACACCAGGCAGCGTCTGAACGCCCAGATAGAGAAGCAGGAGAGGGAGATCGGCCAGCTGCAGAAGAGACTGGAGCACGAGGTGGAGCAACGCCACCTGCTGAGCAGAAACCAAGAT TTGCAGCTGATGGATGCCAAGAGGCAGCTGGAGACCCAGACGGCCCTGCTCCAGAAGACCAGGGATCAGCTGAGTGCTGCCCAGCTGGAGGTGAGCTCTCTCAGGCTGCAGCAGGGCAGTGGAGAGGGTGGTCGTCTGTCCCTGAGCTCCCCGCCCACTCCCATGGGCATCAGAG GTTTCCAGGTTTCAGAAGGGGACTCTGAAGATCTGCATGGCCGCCTGAAGCAGGCAGAGACACGGGCAGAGGAGCTGACAGAGCAGCTGAGGACAGCCACCTCCAGCATGGAGCTGTACAGAGCCATGGCCCAGAGCCTAGAGGAGTCCCTGGACAAGGAGATGCAG GTGACAGAGCAGGCTCGGTCTGCCATTGAGGAGCGTGTGAAGGAAGCCCAGGAGCAGCACCGTCAGTTGGAGAAAAAGCTCCTGGAGGCAGAGAAGGAGAAGCAGGGCCTGCAGGAGGAGAAGATGAAAGCCCTGGCCTCCGTGGAGCAGCAG GTGGCTGTGCTGAGAAGGAGTCTGAGCAGTGTGCAGGCGGACCACCAGGAGGCTCTACAGATGGCGGCGGTGGCAGCAGCCCAGGAACAGCAGGCCATGCTGGACAGCCAGGAGCAG GCAAAGCTGGCGTCAGAGGCACAAGATAAGTATGAGCGTGAGATGATGCTCCATGCTGCAGACGTGGAGTCCCTCCAGGCAGCCAAGGCCCAGGCCCTGCAGGCAGCCACGCTCAGACAGCAGCTGGAGGAGAGGGCCCAGAGAGCCTCTGCTCAGCTGCTGGAGGCCAGAGTCTCctgggaggaacaggagaggatcCTCAAG GAGGAGATGTCTAAGGTGGTGTCTCGTTCTGAAGAGCTGCAGAGGCAGAACAGCCTCCTCCATGAACAGATTCAGACCATGAGCTGCAAGATGGCCGCCACCCTGCAGCGCCAGGCCAACGAGAGCCCTCTGAACATCTCCCTCACGGAGGAAGGCAAGTCTCAGGACCAGGTCCTTGAGATACTCAG GTTTGTGCGCCGAGAGAAGGAGATAGCGGAGTCTCGATTCGAGGTGGCCCAAGGAGAGAGTCTTCGCCATAGGCTGAGAGTAGAGCAcctggagagagagctgagagaactACAGGAGAGCCTTAGTGCTGAGAGAGAGCGAATGCAG GTGACAGCTAAGACCCTGGCTAAGCACGATGAGCTGATGAAGAAGACCGAGACCATGAGTGTCCTGATGGAGACCAACAAGATgctgagggaggagaaggagaggatggagcAGGAGCTCCAGCAGACACAGGCTAAA gTGCGTAAGCTGGAGTCCGACATAATGCCCATGCAGGAGTCCAACGCTGAACTGAGTGAGAAGAGCGGCATGCTGCAAGCAGAGAAGAGGATTCTGGAAGAGGACATCAAACGCTGGAAGGCCAGAACACAG CACCTGGTGAGCCAACAGAAGGACACAGACCCAGAGGAGTACAAGCGTCTCCACTCTGAGAAGGAGGCTCACCTCAAACGCATCCAGCAGCTCACTGAGGAGACGGGCAGACTCAAGGCTGAGGTGGCCAG GAGTGGCGGCTCGGTGACGTCCCTCCAGAGCCAGGTGCAGATGCTGCGTGAGGGTCTGGGGAAGGTGAGCTCTGACAGGGATGCTCTGAGGAGGAGTATGGAGGCCAAGAACCTGGACATCCAGGAGAAGTTCCGCACCATCACTCAGGTCAAGAAGATCGGACGCCGCTACAAGACACAGTATGAGGAGCTCAAGGTGGAGCACGACAAG ATGGTGTTTGAGGCAGCGTCCACCCCAGCCCAGGAGCAGGAGGCCCAGCAGGCCTCAGCCCAGGAGCTCCAGGGTCTGAAGGACTCCCTGGGACAGGCTGAGACCCGGACCAAAGACCTGGAGGGACAGCTGGACAACCTCAACAAG GTTGTGGGTGAGCGTGAGGCGGAGGTGCGCGGGTCGCAGGAGCAGGCCTCCAGGCTGCAGACAGAACTGACCAGGCTGAGACAGGAGCTGCAGGAGAAGGCCTCCCAGGAGGACACCCTCAGACAGCAGATGgctgagaaggaggagaagaccaGGAAGGCCTTTGTCGGGGCCAAGCAGAGGATCAACCAGCTTATGG GCTCCAAGGACCAGCTGCAGAAGGAAAATGAGGAgctgaaacagcagagggaggagctGGAGGTCAGAGTCAGTGCTCTGAAGTCCCAATACGAGGGCCGTCTGAGCCGCCAGGAGAGGGAGCTGCGGGACCTGAGAGAACAGCAGGAGAGACACGGAGAGCAGAGGGATGAGCCTCTTGAACAGGGTCCCAGCAAG GCTCAGGAACAGCAGAGGACCACAGAGCAGCGAGGACCACTGAAGACCACCCAAGCTGCAGACCGGGGCAG CACCAGTACCTCTGAGCCCCCTACTGCCAATATCAAGCCTACCCCTCTGGGTGCTCAAGGCCCCAGCAAGCCCCCTGCCATCCCCGGGAACAAGCCCACCCCCCGGGCAAGCATCAGGCCCATGATCACCCCCGCCACCGTGCCCACCCCCACCCCTACTGCCACCGTCATGCCAACCACACAGGTGGAGAACCAGGAAG CCATGCAGTCATCCGAGGGCCCGCCTGAGCATGTGACTGTTTACGGCAGTGCCAGCGGTTCAGTACGGTCAACCAGCCCCAATGTTCAGACCACCAACCCAATGCTGGTGGTCCagcagacccagacccagaccacaGCCTTCGTCCAGCCAACACAGCAACAGAGCCTGCCCCACACTGAACCAGCCAATCAGGAGCAGCCCCCGGCCCCAGTAATGGAAGCGGCACCCAGTTCGCAAATGGAGAGGCCGTCGACGTCAACAGCCGTGTTTGGTACAG TTTCAGCCACGCCAGGAACATCTTCCATGTCCAAGAGACCTCGTGAGGAGGAGCAGGACAGCCCTTATGGGCCTGACACAGACACCCCCCAGGAGGACCCCTCTGAACCCCCCATCCCCAAGAAGCTACGCATCATCCAGAGAGTCGACCCAGAGGAGCCAGAGGCCCAGGAGGAGGTGCTGGCTGAGGGCAGTGCAGAGGGACTGGTGCCTGGAGAGAGCCAGGAAGCCCCAGAGACCAGCCAG GTGGTGGAGGAGTACCCAGTACTAGAGGAGGCTGAAGAGGGTGCAGCGTCTCAGTCTGTCCCTGTAGAGCTGCTCCTGTCCGAGACCGCATTCATCTCATTTTCATACGACGCCAACGAAGAACCCCCCCAGCACGATGTCATCGTCATAGTGACCGACTCTGAGAGCGAGGacgagcagcaggaggaggtggaggtggaggaggatgaggaagaggaaccG GactatgaggaggaggaggatgacgacgacgacgaggaggacgaggaggaggatgaagatgatggagggatgggggatgagggggaggagagcaATGAAGGGAGCAGAGATGGCAATGAGGCATATGAAGGCGACGACACAGAG GGTCCTGATGGGACAGACCCAGGCACGGAGACGGAAGAGAGTCTAGGAGCATCTGACTCCACCCAGCGCCCGGCTGACTcccagacacacagct TCGAGGGCAGCAGCAGTATGGAAGCCTTCTCAAGTGACCCAACCAGCTCTGCTCCCCGAATGCACCAGTCTCCACGGCGAGCACCCCATCCGCTGCCCCCCCGCCTCAACATCAACCAGGAACGGGGACCCCCTGCTCAG CGCCCCATGCGTCGCCAGTCGGTAGGCAGAGTCCCTCAGCTCACCCCTGGGATGGCCAGCGGCGGA CACTTTTTTGACGATGATGACAGGATGGTTCCCAGTACTCCTACTCTGGTGCCGCCACACCGCTCTGACAGCTTTGCAGAAGCTATCCA TTCTCCCCAGGTGGCTGGTGTACCCCGGTTCAGGTTCGGCACCCCAGAGGACCTGATGCCCCAGACCACCACCTCCCACTCTGACCTGGGACATCTGGCATCACAAGGAG gTCTTGGGATGTATGATAGTCCTTTGTTCCTGCCTGGTCATGAGGATGAGTCTGGTGGCCTCAGTGTTCCCACCACACCCCTGCAGGTGGCTGCCCCAG